The following is a genomic window from Neisseria zalophi.
CAAATCACTCCAATATTAAATACGACGTTTTTTAGGTGGACGGCAACCGTTATGCGGTAACGGAGTAACGTCAGTAATGCTGGTAATTTTAAAACCAAGAGCGTTGAGCGCACGAACAGAAGATTCACGACCCGGTCCAGGGCCTTTAATACGAACTTCTAAATTTTTAACACCATACTCTTGGGCAACTTTACCAGCGCTTTCTGCTGCTACCTGAGCAGCAAACGGTGTACTTTTACGAGAACCTTTAAATCCAGCACCGCCTGAGGTAGCCCAAGATAATGCATTTCCTTGACGATCTGTAATAGTAATGATGGTATTGTTAAAAGAAGCATGAACATGCACAATACCTTCACTCACGGTTTTACGTACTTTTTTGCGTACACGTGAAGCTGTGTTTGCTTTAGCCATTAATTAAATCCTTAAAAATTATTTTTTACCGGCAATTGCTTTGCGTGGGCCTTTTCTAGTTCTAGCATTAGTACGTGTACGCTGACCACGAGTAGGCAGACCACGACGATGTCTAAAACCACGATAACAACCCATATCCATCAGTCGTTTAATGCTCATAGTCACTTCACGACGCAAATCACCTTCTACTTCATATTTAGAAACTTGCTCACGCAAAGATTCTAATTGTGACTCATCTAAATCTTTTACTTTAGTACTAGGCTCAATATTTGCAGCCTGACAGATTAATTTAGCACGAGTCGAACCAATACCGTAAATAGCTTGTAAGCCAATTACGATATGGGCATTATTCGGGATATTTACCCCTGCAATACGAGCCATACTTTTTTCCTTTTGGCAAAATAGGTTAATATATCACAAAATCAAATTTAAAGAAACCACTCTTAATCTTGACATTGTCTATGACGAGAATCAGTATAAATAAAATATAATGACTGATTACAGCGAATAATTTCACAGATGCAACCAGTTTGTTTTATAAAAAGTTGCATAAGGATTTTCTCTTTAATTATCTTGCTCTAAATACTATACGCGCTCTGGTTAAATCATATGGAGTTAATTCCACAGTAACCTTATCTCCTGGGGAGATCCGTATATAGTGCATTCGCATTTTGCCAGAAATATGACCTAAAACAACATGATCATTTTCCAGTTTTACTTTAAAAGTTGCATTAGGTAAAGTTTCTAAAATTTCACCCTGCATTTGTATGGTATCTTCTTTAGCCATATTATATTTACTTATGAGTTAATGATTTCATATCTGAACGCTTAATTAAGTGTTCATACTGCTGAGTCACTTTATATGCATCAATTTGAGTACTAAAATCCATTGTCACCACCACTAAAATAAGTAGTGATGTACCACCTAAATAAAAAGGAATATTCAACACTGAAGTTAAAAATTCAGGAATCAAACAAATAATAGTTATGTATAATGCACCAAACAATGTTAAACGTAAAACAACATTCTCTAAATATTTAGAAGTTTGTACGCCGGGTCTGATACCTGGAACAAATGCACCACTTTTCTTCAAATTCTCAGCCATTTCTTTGGGGCTAAAAACTAATGCAGTGTAAAAATAACAGAAAAAAACTATTGTTGTTGCAAACAATAAAATATAAATTGGCTGGCCATGCTGAAGCATTCCTATAGCTTTTTGAATCCAACTATTTGTATCAACTGAACCAAACCAACTTAATAAAGTAGAAGGGAAAAGAATAATACTAGACGCAAAAATTGGCGGTATAACCCCAGCCATATTTAATTTGAAAGGCATATGAGTATTCTGGCTTTGAATTACTCTATTGCCTAGTTGTCTTTTAGCATATTGCACCGGTATTTTTCTCTGAGCACTTTCAAAATACACAACAATATAAATTAACAATATAACACCAACAACCAAAGACACAGCTGTAAACATACTCATTGCGCCCTGATTTGTTAATGTAATTAATTGAATGATCCCAGAAGGTACTCCGGCAGCAATACCAGCAGTGATTATTAGGGAAATACCATTACCAACACCACGTTCAGTAATTTGTTCACCCAACCACATTAAAAACATAGTACCAGTTACCAAACAAACAACGGTAGAAATAAAGAATTCCAGTTGAGAAACTACTACTATATTTTGCTGAAAAACAAATGTAGCTACACCAAAACTTTGCATTATTGCTAATAATACAGTACCGTACCGTGTATATTTGGTTATAGTCTTACGACCAGCTTCTCCTTCTTTCTTCAAAGCCTTTAACGAAGGAAGAATTTCAGAAGCCAATTGGACGATAATTGATGCCGAAATATATGGCATAATACCAATCGCAAAAATACTAAAGCGCTCCAGTGACCCTCCTGAAAACATATTCAACATTCCCAGAATGCCACTGCTTGCACTTTCATAAAGCTTAGCCAATGCAGCTGCATCAACTCCAGGCACAGGTATATGCGCACCAATACGAAAAACAATTAATGCGCCCAATAAAAATACTAAACGTTTTTTTAAATCTCCGAACTTAGTCGGACCTGATAATTTTAGTTGATTCGCCACTTAATATAAGCCTTATTCTTCTACTTTGCCACCAGCAGCTTCAATCAAAGATTTCGCACCTTTTGTGGCTTTAATACCTTTTAAAGTAATCGCCTTACCAATAGAGCCAGTTGCAATTACTTTAACATTAGCAATATTAGTATTTACCAATCCTGCTTGCTTAAGAACTAATAAATCAATTTGATCAACAGCAATTGAATCCAAATCCTTCAAACTCACTTCTGCTGTAGAATTTGCAGTTAACGATTTAAAGCCGCGTTTCGGCAAACGGCGCTGTAAAGGCATTTGACCGCCTTCGAAACCTACTTTATGAAAACCACCGGCCCGACTTTTTTGGCCTTTATGGCCACGGCCACCGGTTTTACCCAACCCACTACCAATACCACGACCAACACGTCGTTTAGCATGAGTTGAACCTTCTGCAGGCTGAATAGTATTTAAATACATTTTACGACTCCACTTTTAAAAGGTAACTGATTTTATTGATCATGCCACGATTTTCTGGAGTATCCAACACTTCTACTGTATGTTCACGATGACGTAATCCTAAGCCACGTGCACAATCTCGATGAGCTTGAATAGTACCAATCAGGCTTTTAGCTAAAGTTACTTTAATCGTTTTCGCTTCACTCATGACTTACTCCTAAAATATCTTCAACATTCAAACCACGCTTAGCAGCAATATCAGCTGGAGTATATAATTTACCCAAGCCATTCAAAGTGGCTCTTACAATATTGTAAGGGTTAGTAGAACCATGAACTTTAGCAGAGATATTATGGATCCCCATTGCATCAAAAACCAAACGCATAGGACCGCCTGCTTTTACACCACTACCTTCTTTTGCAGGTTGCATAAATACACGGGTTGCACCATGTTTACCAATTACTTCATGATGAATGGTTCCATTTTTTAATGGAACTTTAATCATTGAACGACGGGCTTGATCCATAGCTTTTTGAACAGCTACAGGTACTTCCTTAGATTTACCTTTACCCATTCCGATTCGACCATCACCATCACCAACAACAGTCAAAGCAGAAAAGGCCATTATACGTCCACCTTTAACTACTTTAGTTACACGGTTAACAGCTACCATTTTCTCAATAAAGCCATCACCACGTTCTTCAATATCATGTTTTGCCATTTAAATCTCCAATCCTTTAAAAGCTCAAGCCATTCTCACGAGCAGCTTCTGCTAAAGCTTTCACACGACCATGATATTGAAAACCTGAACGATCGAAAGCAACTTTATCGACACCAACAGCTTTAGCTTTTTCAGCAATACGTCTACCAACAGCTACAGCCGCCTCAACAGTGCTACCAGACTTCAAACTATCTTTCAAATCAGATTCCAATGTGGATGCCTGAGCTAACACTTTGTCACCCTCAGCATTGATAATCTGAGCATAAATATGGCTATTTGATCGGAACACACACAATCTAACCATTTTCAAATCCGCAATATGAGCACGGGTTTTACGTGCACGGCGGAGTCGAGTTGTACGTTTATTCATTAAAGAACCTCAATTATTTTTTCTTGGCTTCTTTCATTACCACCACTTCGCCTACATAGCGAACACCTTTACCTTTATAAGGCTCAGGAGATCTATAAGAACGAATTTCAGCGGCCACTTGACCAATAACCTGTTTATCGGGACCAGTTAGAACAATTTCTGTTTGGCTAGGAGTTTGAACTGAAACACCTTCTGGCATTTCATAAACAATTGGATGAGAAAAACCTAAAGATAAATTTAAAGTTTTACCTTGTGCCTGAGCTCTATAACCAACACCAATTAATTGTAATTTTTTCTCAAAGCCTTCAGATACGCCTTTAACCATATTATTAATTAAAGCACGAACAGTACCAGACATAGCATTTGCATGTTTGCTGTTATTTTTTGCAGAAAACATTAACTGCCCATCTTTCAGCTCAACTGATACATCATCGGTCATTGGTAAAGACAACTCACCATTTTTACCTTTAACCGTAATAACATCTGTTCCAAATTTAACATCAACCCCAGCAGGAACAGTCACTGGATTTTTAGCTACACGTGACATCTTTTATTCTCCACTAGGCAACAATGCATAATAACTCACCACCCACTCCTTCAGAGCGTGCTTTACGATCAGTCATTACACCTTTAGAAGTACTTACAATAGCGACACCCAAACCATTCATTACGTTTGGAATATCATTTGAAGCTTTATAAATACGCAAACCAGGGCGAGATACGCGTTTAATTTGCTCAATTACAGGACGACCTGCATAATATTTCAATTGAATCTCCAATATTGGCTTCATATCGGCAGAAACTTGAAAATCTTCAATATAGCCTTCTTCTTTTAAAACTTGTGCAATTGCACATTTTAATTTAGAAGATGGCATAGCAACTGAAATTTTATTTGCACGCTGTGCATTTCGGATACGAGTCAACATATCGGAAATAGGATCATGCATACTCATAACTAATACTCCTATTACCAGCTAGCTTTAACAACACCCGGAATCTCGCCACGCATAGCAATTTCACGGATTTTAATACGACCCAAACCGAATTTACGGAAAGTGCCACGAGGACGACCAGTCAATGCGCATCTGCGACGCTGACGAACTGGTGCAGCATTGCGCGGGATTGCCTGTAATTTTAAACGCGCTTCAAAACGCTCTTCATCTGAAGCATTTGAATCATTAATGACAGCAAAGATAGCCTCACGTTTGGCAGCATATTTTTTAGCCAAAGCAATGCGTTTCAATTCGCGATTAACAAGTGCTTTTTTAGCCATGAATTATCCTTTAAAGGGAAACTTGAATAATGATAGTAAAGCTTTTGCTTCTTCATCTGTTTTAGCAGTTGTAGTAATGGTAATATTCAAACCACGTAAAGCGTCAATTTTATCATATTCAATTTCAGGGAAAATAATCTGCTCGCGAATACCCATATTGTAGTTACCACTACCATCAAAAGACTTACCACTTACACCACGGAAGTCACGAACACGAGGTAACGCAATTGTCACCAACCGGTCTAAAAATTCAAACATTTGTTCGCGGCGTAAAGTAACTTTACATCCTACCGGATAATTATCACGAATTTTAAACCCAGCAATTGATTTACGAGCAACAGTCACAACTGGCTTTTGCCCAGCGATTTTCTCTAAGTCAGAAACCGCATGCTCCATTACTTTCTTATCAGCAACTGCTTCACCAACACCCATATTTAAAGTAATTTTTTCAATACGGGGCACTTCCATAATTGATTTATAGTTAAATTGCTTCATCAATTCAGGAACAACTGTGCTGTTATAAAACTCTCTCAAACGAGCCATATTATCTCCTTATGCCCCAATGATAGAGCCATTAGATTTAAAAAAGCGAACACGTTTAACTTTACCATCGCTCTCGATCAGCTTAACGCCAACGCGGTCTGCTTTATTTGTCTCAGGGTTTACAATAGCAACATTTGAAATGGCTAAAGGCATATTTTTTACCACAATACCACCTTCAATGCCGCGCATAGGGTTTGGTTTTTGATGACGCTTAACGACATTTACGCCATCAATAACAATTTTATCACCCAAAACCTTAACAACCTCACCTTGCTTGCCTTTATCCTTACCGGCAATAACAATAACTTTGTCACCTTTAATTATTTTGTTCATCGTCATCACTCCTTACAAAACTTCAGGTGCCAATGAAACAATTTTCATAAAGCGCTCGGTACGTAACTCACGAGTTACCGGACCAAAAATACGCGTACCTAAAGGTTCCAATTTATTGTTTAACAAAACAGCGGCATTATTATCAAATTTAATTAATGCTCCATCAGTACGACGAACACCTTTGGCCGTACGCACAACCACAGCATTATAAACATCACCTTTTTTAACACGACCTCTAGGGGCCGCATCTTTAACTGCGACTTTAATAATATCACCAACTGAGGCATAACGACGCTTCGAGCCGCCTAAAACTTTGATACACATAACACGACGCGCACCAGAATTGTCAGCCACACCTAAAATGGTCTGCATTTGAATCATTTTATTACCTTTTTAAAAACCAACTTAATTTACCTTTTTCAAACCATCTACTAACACATTTATTAATAATTTGGCAGTAGTTGTTTGAAACCTATCTAGGGTTCTAGTAAACCAGTCTTGGATCCCGAAGGGGAAGAAACTTTCAGAGGAAATTTGAAAGATAAGAAACGAAGTTTACATATAAATCAAAATTTATGCAACACTTCGTTTCTTTATTAAAACCGTACTGTATTAATTTTTAAACAGCACGTGCTTTTTCCACTAGGTCTTTAACGATCCAAGATTTCGTTTTAGATAACGGACGAGTTTCAGCAATGACCACAATATCGCCAATTCCATATTGATTTTGCTCATCATGTGCATGAATCTTAGATGAACGACGTATAATTTTTCCATACAAAGGATGTTTTACTTTACGCTCAACTAAAACTGTTACCGTTTTATCCATTTTGTCGCTAATGACTTTGCCTTGCAAAGTACGGATATTTTTTACTTCGCTCATTATTTAACACCTTTTTCAGTTAAGATGGTTTTAATACGAGCAATATCACGACGTACCCGCTTCATTTCACTTGACTTACCCAATTGGCCTGTAGCATTTTGCATACGTAAGCCAAATTGTGTTTTCAGCAAATCAAGTAAATCTGCATTTAATTGCTCAATGGACTTATCTTTCAATTCATTCGCTTTCATTATTGACCTACCTGTCTTACTACAAACACTGTTGGAATAGGCAATTTAGCTGAAGCCAATTGAAAGGCTTCTCTAGCCAAAGTCTCAGGTACTCCATCCATTTCATACAGCATTTTACCAGGCTGAATTTCTGCCACATAGTATTCGGGAGAACCTTTACCGCCACCCATACGCACTTCAGCGGGTTTTGATGTAATCGGTTTATCAGGAAACACTCTGATCCAAATACGTCCGCCACGCTTAATATGACGAGTCATAGTACGACGAGCAGCTTCAATTTGACGAGCAGTAAGACGACCTCGACCCACTGCTTTTAAACCAAACTCACCAAAGCTAACCTTGTTACCACGGGTAGCAATACCGGTATTGCGGCCTTTATGCTGTTTGCGATATTTCAGTCTAGTTGGCTGCAGCATGACGACCACCTGCCTTTCTTTGTCTTTTCTCTTGTCCGGATTTTACTTGTGTCGCTTTTTCATTACCTTCACCGGTATAAACCCAAACTTTCAAACCCAACACACCGTAAGTTGTATGTGCTTCACTGGTAGCATAATCAACATTAGCACGCAGAGTATGTAGAGGCACACGTCCTTCACGATACCACTCGCTACGCGCAATATCAGCACCATTCAAACGGCCGGAAGTCATAATTTTAATGCCCTTAGCACCAACACGCATAGCATTTTGCATAGCACGTTTCATAGCGCGACGGAATTGAACA
Proteins encoded in this region:
- the rpsN gene encoding 30S ribosomal protein S14, yielding MAKKALVNRELKRIALAKKYAAKREAIFAVINDSNASDEERFEARLKLQAIPRNAAPVRQRRRCALTGRPRGTFRKFGLGRIKIREIAMRGEIPGVVKASW
- the rplE gene encoding 50S ribosomal protein L5, which gives rise to MARLREFYNSTVVPELMKQFNYKSIMEVPRIEKITLNMGVGEAVADKKVMEHAVSDLEKIAGQKPVVTVARKSIAGFKIRDNYPVGCKVTLRREQMFEFLDRLVTIALPRVRDFRGVSGKSFDGSGNYNMGIREQIIFPEIEYDKIDALRGLNITITTTAKTDEEAKALLSLFKFPFKG
- the rpsM gene encoding 30S ribosomal protein S13, with product MARIAGVNIPNNAHIVIGLQAIYGIGSTRAKLICQAANIEPSTKVKDLDESQLESLREQVSKYEVEGDLRREVTMSIKRLMDMGCYRGFRHRRGLPTRGQRTRTNARTRKGPRKAIAGKK
- the rpsE gene encoding 30S ribosomal protein S5, which gives rise to MAKHDIEERGDGFIEKMVAVNRVTKVVKGGRIMAFSALTVVGDGDGRIGMGKGKSKEVPVAVQKAMDQARRSMIKVPLKNGTIHHEVIGKHGATRVFMQPAKEGSGVKAGGPMRLVFDAMGIHNISAKVHGSTNPYNIVRATLNGLGKLYTPADIAAKRGLNVEDILGVSHE
- the infA gene encoding translation initiation factor IF-1 encodes the protein MAKEDTIQMQGEILETLPNATFKVKLENDHVVLGHISGKMRMHYIRISPGDKVTVELTPYDLTRARIVFRAR
- the rpsH gene encoding 30S ribosomal protein S8, with amino-acid sequence MSMHDPISDMLTRIRNAQRANKISVAMPSSKLKCAIAQVLKEEGYIEDFQVSADMKPILEIQLKYYAGRPVIEQIKRVSRPGLRIYKASNDIPNVMNGLGVAIVSTSKGVMTDRKARSEGVGGELLCIVA
- the rplP gene encoding 50S ribosomal protein L16; protein product: MLQPTRLKYRKQHKGRNTGIATRGNKVSFGEFGLKAVGRGRLTARQIEAARRTMTRHIKRGGRIWIRVFPDKPITSKPAEVRMGGGKGSPEYYVAEIQPGKMLYEMDGVPETLAREAFQLASAKLPIPTVFVVRQVGQ
- the rplF gene encoding 50S ribosomal protein L6 → MSRVAKNPVTVPAGVDVKFGTDVITVKGKNGELSLPMTDDVSVELKDGQLMFSAKNNSKHANAMSGTVRALINNMVKGVSEGFEKKLQLIGVGYRAQAQGKTLNLSLGFSHPIVYEMPEGVSVQTPSQTEIVLTGPDKQVIGQVAAEIRSYRSPEPYKGKGVRYVGEVVVMKEAKKK
- the rpmD gene encoding 50S ribosomal protein L30, with the protein product MSEAKTIKVTLAKSLIGTIQAHRDCARGLGLRHREHTVEVLDTPENRGMINKISYLLKVES
- the rpmC gene encoding 50S ribosomal protein L29, with translation MKANELKDKSIEQLNADLLDLLKTQFGLRMQNATGQLGKSSEMKRVRRDIARIKTILTEKGVK
- the rplR gene encoding 50S ribosomal protein L18, whose product is MNKRTTRLRRARKTRAHIADLKMVRLCVFRSNSHIYAQIINAEGDKVLAQASTLESDLKDSLKSGSTVEAAVAVGRRIAEKAKAVGVDKVAFDRSGFQYHGRVKALAEAARENGLSF
- the rplX gene encoding 50S ribosomal protein L24 → MNKIIKGDKVIVIAGKDKGKQGEVVKVLGDKIVIDGVNVVKRHQKPNPMRGIEGGIVVKNMPLAISNVAIVNPETNKADRVGVKLIESDGKVKRVRFFKSNGSIIGA
- the rplN gene encoding 50S ribosomal protein L14; its protein translation is MIQMQTILGVADNSGARRVMCIKVLGGSKRRYASVGDIIKVAVKDAAPRGRVKKGDVYNAVVVRTAKGVRRTDGALIKFDNNAAVLLNNKLEPLGTRIFGPVTRELRTERFMKIVSLAPEVL
- the rpsQ gene encoding 30S ribosomal protein S17, coding for MSEVKNIRTLQGKVISDKMDKTVTVLVERKVKHPLYGKIIRRSSKIHAHDEQNQYGIGDIVVIAETRPLSKTKSWIVKDLVEKARAV
- the rpsK gene encoding 30S ribosomal protein S11 — protein: MAKANTASRVRKKVRKTVSEGIVHVHASFNNTIITITDRQGNALSWATSGGAGFKGSRKSTPFAAQVAAESAGKVAQEYGVKNLEVRIKGPGPGRESSVRALNALGFKITSITDVTPLPHNGCRPPKKRRI
- the rplO gene encoding 50S ribosomal protein L15, with the protein product MYLNTIQPAEGSTHAKRRVGRGIGSGLGKTGGRGHKGQKSRAGGFHKVGFEGGQMPLQRRLPKRGFKSLTANSTAEVSLKDLDSIAVDQIDLLVLKQAGLVNTNIANVKVIATGSIGKAITLKGIKATKGAKSLIEAAGGKVEE
- the secY gene encoding preprotein translocase subunit SecY, yielding MANQLKLSGPTKFGDLKKRLVFLLGALIVFRIGAHIPVPGVDAAALAKLYESASSGILGMLNMFSGGSLERFSIFAIGIMPYISASIIVQLASEILPSLKALKKEGEAGRKTITKYTRYGTVLLAIMQSFGVATFVFQQNIVVVSQLEFFISTVVCLVTGTMFLMWLGEQITERGVGNGISLIITAGIAAGVPSGIIQLITLTNQGAMSMFTAVSLVVGVILLIYIVVYFESAQRKIPVQYAKRQLGNRVIQSQNTHMPFKLNMAGVIPPIFASSIILFPSTLLSWFGSVDTNSWIQKAIGMLQHGQPIYILLFATTIVFFCYFYTALVFSPKEMAENLKKSGAFVPGIRPGVQTSKYLENVVLRLTLFGALYITIICLIPEFLTSVLNIPFYLGGTSLLILVVVTMDFSTQIDAYKVTQQYEHLIKRSDMKSLTHK